Genomic DNA from Microbacterium neungamense:
CAGCGCGAGCGCCTTGTGCCGGCGCAACGGCGTGCGCGCCAGCCAGCTCTCCCGGGCGCGACCCCCGAAGCGCTCCGGCGCGTCGTCCCACAGGCAGCGGATGCCGGCATCCGGGAACGCCCGCGCCATCGCCTCGAGCACCTGCTCGGCGCCGCCCGACGGTTCGATCCATTCGTGGACGAGGAGTCCGGGCACTACGGGCGCCCCATGCCGAAGTACGTCCAGCCTGCGGCCCGCCAGGCCTTCGGGTCGTACGAGTTGCGGCCGTCGACCACGACCCGACCGCGCGCGAGGGACGCCGCGTGCTCGGGGGTGAGCTGTCGGCGGTACTCGTCCCACTCGGTCACCAGCAGCACCGCATCCGCGTCGCGCAGCGCCTCGTCGCGCTCCGTCACGTACGTCAGCTGCGGATGCAGGCGCCGCGCGTTCTCGATCGCCTGCGGGTCGGTGACGACGACGTCGGCGCCGAGGCCGCGCAGCCGCACCGCCGCATCCAGAGCGGGGGAGTCGCGCACGTCGTCGCTGAACGGCTTGAACGCCGCACCCAGCACCGCCACCTTCTTGCCGAACACGCTTCCCCCCAGGCCGTCGATCACGAGCTGCACGGCGCGATCGCGGCGGCGCAGATTGATGGCATCCACCTCCCGCAGGAAGCTGACCGACTCGCGCCGGCCGAGCTCCTCGGCCCGTGCAGCGAAGGCGCGGATGTCCTTCGGCAGGCATCCGCCGCCGAACCCGATGCCGGCGCCGAGGAACTTGCGGCCGATCCGGGCGTCGTGCCCGATCGCCTCGGCGAGCAGCGTGACATCCGCCCCGGTGACCTCCGCGATCTCCGCCATCGCGTTGATGAACGAGATCTTCGTGGCCAGGAACGCGTTGGCGGCGACCTTGACGAGTTCGGCGGTGGCGTAGTCGGTGACGATGAACGGGGTGTCCTTCGCGATCGCGGGGTGGTACACCTCGCGCAGGACGGATGCCGCGCGCTCGCCCTCGTCGCCGTCGGGGACGCCCACGACGATGCGGTCGGGGTCGATCGTGTCCTGCACGGCCCAGCCCTCGCGCAGGAACTCCGGGTTCCAGACCAGGGTGGCGCCCGTGACCGCGACGCGCTCGGCGAGCACCGCGGCGGTGCCGACGGGCACCGTGGACTTGCCGGCGACGACGTCGCCCGGGCGCAGATGCGGCAGCAGGGAGTCGAAGGCCTCATCGACGTGGCTGAGGTCGGCCGCGTGGCCGCTCTGCTGCTGCGGGGTGCCGACCCCGACGAAGTGCACGTCGGCGCCCGCGGCGGCGGCGATGCCGGTGGTGAAGGTCAGCCGGCCCGAGCGGATGCCCTCGGCGAGCAGCTCCTGCAGGCGGGGCTCGAAGAACGGCGCCTCGCCGCGGGAGAGCGCGGCGATCTTGCCCTCGTCGATGTCGATGCCGACCACGTCGTGCCCGATGGAGGCCATGGCCGCGGCGTGCACGGCCCCGAGATAGCCGCACCCGATGACAGAGAGCCGCACGATCGTTCCTCTTCCCCCAGGGACACCGTAGTCTCATCATGGCGCATGCGTGCGACGCGGAGGTGAACGATCTGGACCCCTCTCCTGTTCGTGGCGAGCGTGCGGGTGTCATACTGAACTCACGCTTGAGGGGGCGGACATGGGGATGGGGCTGGGTACGCGCACGTCCCTTTCGCCGCGCCTCGCGGATGCCTGGTCGCACGTGTGGCAGTGGACGCTCTTCGCCGGCGGCGTCGCGGCCGGCGCCTACCTGCTGCTCGATCGCGGCATCGCGAACGGCGCCGTCACCGCCGCCGCGATCGGGGTGCTGCTGATCGGCCTGGTGCTGACCGGAGCGCAGCCGATGGCCATCCCGCTGATCGCCACGCCCGCGCTGTTCGTCGTCGAGCGGATGGGGCTGGGCGGCGGGGACCTCACCGTGTCGGATGCCGCGCTCGCGGCCGCCTGCGCCACAGCCGTGTTCCTCGGCGACCGCGATCTCAGCCCCCCGATGAAGGCGCTGCTGCGGCTGAACCTCGTCTACCAGTTCGCGACGCTGTTCACGGTGATCGTGAACCCGTTCGTCCAGAACACGATCGAATGGGTCCACGCGTGGCTGCTGATCTCCGGCGCGCTGATCACCGGCTGGGCGATCGGCCGGGCGGGCAAGGCGCGAATCGCGTTCGTGCTGATGCACCTGGTTGCGGCGACGATCGCCGTCGGCGTGCTGATCGCGGCCGTGCCGATGGTCGCGGCCTGGGAGTTCACCGGGGTGTATCCGCAGTGGCCCTGGCCGATGCACAAGAACTTCGCCGGCGGCGCCCTCGCGTTCGTGGCCTTCCTCGCGTACCTCAACCCGGACTGGGCGGCGCTGCCGAAGCGCTGGGCGCGCGCGTCGATGATCCTCGCCGCGGTCGGGCTGCTGCTCACCCAGTCGCGTCAGGCCATGATCGGCCTCCTCGTCGCCCTGCTGATCCACGTCGTCCGGCAGGGCGCGGCGAAGCACTGGGTGCTCATCAGCGCGATCACAGTGCCGGGCGTCGTCCTCATCGTGCAGAGCGTGGTCGAGCAGATCGAATCGCAGAACCGCTTCAATTCGGCGAACCAGCGCCTGGAGTGGATCCGCCAGGTGTACGCGCTCTGGAAGGAGTCGCCCCTGTTCGGGCACGGACTGCGCTACTGGTACGTCACCCCCACCTCGCCCTTCCAGCCGCCGCAGGCCGAGCTCGAGGTGGTGGCCTCGGCCGGCCTGGTGGGGCTGCTCGGCTTCGGCATCATGTGGCTGGGAATCGTCGTGGTCCTCTGGCGACTCGACCCGCGGTTCGGGATGCTCGCGCTCGGATCCGTTCTCGCCCGCATCGTGCAGGCGCAGTTCGACCTGTTCTGGGTGTCGGCGCAGGTGTCGATCCCCTTCGTGATCGCCGGCATCTGCCTCGGAGCGCAGGCGCTCGCCGTCTCTCGCGGCGAATCGAGCGACTACCGGAACACGCGCGGGCGTAAGATCAACCGCAATACACACGGGGGTGGAGATGGAGATCCGCGACTACTTCCTGGCGCTGCGGCGCCACGGAATTGCGATCGTGCTGCTGGTGCTCGTCGGGCTCGGGGCCGGGTACGGCTGGGTTCAGCTGCAGACGCCGGTCTACCAGGCGTCGGCCAGCGGCTTCGCGAAGGCCCGTGACACCATCACCGAGACCGGCGACCAGATCTCCCCCGCCGGCAACGACAGCCTGGCCCGCTCGAAGGTGCAGTCGTTCCTCGACATGGCGACCTGGCGCACGGTCGCCGAGTACGCCGCCGAGGAGATGGGCATCGAGGCTCGGCCGGAGGATCTGGTGCGCCGGATCGAGGTCACGAATCCCCCGGGCACGCCCATCCTCCGGATCACCGCGCAGGGCCCGACGCCCGAATCCGCTCGCAGCCTCGCCGAGGCGTGGGCGAAGGGCCTCATCGCCACCATCGACGCGAGCGACGGCGACGGCACCGAGGGGTCCGCCCCGGTGACGATCCTCCTCGGTGAGTCGGCGTCGCTGCCGACCGAGCCGGTCTTCCCCGACACCGAGACCTCACTGCTGGTCGGCGGCCTCCTCGGCCTGGGCGCGGGCATCGCGTTCGCCGTGCTGCGGGCGCTCTCCGACCGCCGCATCCGGCCGAACGACGACGTCGAGCAGCGCATCGGGATCCCCGTGCTCGGCAGCATCCCGCAGGTGAGCGGCATGGACCCCGGTACCCAGCTGATCGACGACAGCGCGAGGCACACCAAGGCCGGCTTCGCCATCACCGAGGCTCTGCGCACGCTGCGCACCAACCTGCAGTTCATGGACGTCGACCATCCGCCCCGGCGGATCGTCGTCACCAGCGCGCTGCCGGGGGACGGGAAGTCGACGGTGGCCGCGAACCTCGCCGCGATGCTCGCCGCGAACGGCGAGCACGTCGCGCTCATCGACGGCGACCTGCGCCGCCCCACGGTCGCTGCGACGATGGGGCTCGTGCCCGGCGCGGGACTCACCGACGTGCTGGCCGGCCGGGCCGAGCTGATCGAGGTGCTTCAGCGAGCGCCGCACACCCCGGGGCTGATCGTGCTGGGCGCCGGTACGATCCCGCCCAACCCGAGCGAGCTGCTCGGGTCGGACCGGATGCGCGCCGTCCTCGACGAGCTCGCGCAGCACGCCATCGTCATCATCGACGCCCCGCCGCTGCTGCCGGTGACCGACGGAGTCATCCTCACGCACCAGGCCGATGGCGCGATCATCGTCGTCACGGTCGGCAAGACCACCTACGACCTCGTCGACAAGGCCACCGCCGCGCTGGAGAAGGTGAACGGCCGCGTGCTCGGCCTCGTCCTCAACCGGGTGCCCCTCACCAGCGCCGGCGCCAAGTACTACGCGTACGAGTACCGTTCCCGCCACGACGAGCCGGAATCGGCCGCAGCATCCGAGACCGAGACGCCGGCGCCCGCCAAGCCGAAGGCGAGGGGAGGTCGCGGTGCGAAGCGCACCCCGCCGAAACGTCCCCGCACCGTGGGACAGGAGCTGCCCGCCATCGAGCACCTGGACGACGAGTCGACGCTCGATGAGCTGTTCGGTGACGAGCCCGTCCCCACGACGGCACCGGAACGGACCACGGGCGGCCGGCGTGACGTCGCGCACTGAGTCGATCGCCGGTCCGAGGGCCGGCGTCGATCCGCGTGCGCCGCTGCGCGTCGCGCTGATCGCGTCGTCGTTCATCCCGCACGTGGGGGGCGTGGAGACCCACGTCGCCCAGGTGGCGCAGCGCCTGCAGGACCGTGGGCACGCCGTCGAGGTCTGGACGGTGGACCGCGGCATGCGCTCCTCACGGCCGTTCCCGGTGCCGGTGCACTACCTGCCCGCGCCGTTACCCGCGCGCAGTCTCGACGGGGCGGTCCGCACGGTGTGGTCGATGCCCCGCGCGTGGCGCGAGTGGCGACACGTGTGCCGGGCCTTCGCGCCCGAGGTGCTCGCCGTCCAGTGCTTCGGACCGAACGGCGTCTACGCGTCGGCGCTGCACCGCTCGACCGGGACGCCGCTGATGATCAGCTCGCACGGCGAGACGCTGGGCGACGACAACAACGCCTACCGATCGGCGTTCCTGCGACGCAGCCTCACCGTCGCACTCGGCCGGGCCGCGGCCGTGACGGCCCCGAGCCGCTACGTGCTCGACGACCTCCGCGCCCGGTTCGGCCTGGCCCCGGGGCTCGGACGGATCGTCGCGAACGGCGTCGATCCCGCCCTCGGCGTGCGCTCACCCGACGCCCCGCGCGAGCGGCTCGTGCTGGCGGTCGGCCGGCTCGGGCGGATGAAGGGGTTCGACCTGCTCATCGACGCCTTCGCGCAGGCCGGTCTCGCCGGCGTGCGCCTGGAGATCATCGGCGGCGGCCCCGAACGCGACGCGCTGCACCGGCGGATCGAGGCGGCGGGCCTCGGCGACCGTGTGCGTCTCGTCGGCGAGCGGGATGCCGCCGGTGTGGCCCGCCGCATCGGCGAGGCGGCGGCGGTGGTCGTGCCCAGCCGCTCGGAGGCGTTCGGGATCGCGGCGCTGGAGGCCTGGCGCGGCGGCGCCGCCTTGGTGATGACCTCTCGCGGCGGGGGAGCCGAGCTCGTCCGCGACGGCGAGGACGCCGTCCTCGTCGACCCCACGGACACGGCGGCGCTCGCCGCGGCGATCCGCTCGGTGATGACGGACGAGGAGCGCCGGCTCTCCCTCGCCCGGCGCGGGGCGGAGCGTGTCGGCGCGTTCGGCTGGGACCGGATCGCCGAGGAGTACGAGCGGATCATGCTGCAGGTGCGCGCGCACGTCGGCTCCCCGGGCGGGCGTGCGGCAGTCGTCGGCGGCCGCGCGTGACGCGCCCGTGGACGCCGCCCTACCACGGCGGCCTGCGGCGGAGGGGGCGTCAGCTGCGCCGGCTCGCCGAGGCGCTGGGGCAGCCGTCGGCACGATCCGGCGGTGTCATCGTGCCGACGTTCTGGTGGGACGGGCACCCGAACTTCGGCGACGACCTCACGCCGTGGCTGCTGCCGCGCTACGGCATCGTGCCTCTCTACCGCGAACCGCGCACCGCCCGCCTGGTGGGAGTGGGCAGTCTGCTCGAATTCCTCCCGGGCGGCTACAGCGGGGCGATCTGGGGCTCGGGACTGATGGGTGACGTCCGGCATCCGCTGCCGCACGCCACCGTGCTCGCCGTCCGCGGGCCGCTGACCGCCGAACGGATCGGCCTGAGCTCCGCACCCGCCTACGGCGATCCCGGGCTGCTGGTCGGCCGCCTCCTGCCGCGCCCGCCCGGCGACGGCCGCATCGCCGTCGTGCCGCACGGGCATCACCGCGCGCACCCGGGGCTCGCGGCGCTCGTCGCCGCGGCCGGGGACGGCGCGAGGGTCGTGAACGTGCACCAGCGCGCCGCACCCGCCGTGCGGGAGATCGCGGCCTCCCGCGGCGTCGTGACGACCTCGCTGCACGGCCTGGTTACCGCCGACGCCTACGGCATCCCCGCGGTGTGGACCACCCTCGACCCGCCGCTCGGCGGCGGGGACTTCAAGTTCCGCGACTACGAGGCCGCCCTCACCCCGGGGCGGACGCGGTACCGGCCGCTGGGCGGCTCCCTGGAGGATACGCTCGACGGCGCGGAGCCCGTGGACCCCGCCGCCGTGGCGGCCCTGTCGGACGGCCTGGAGGCGGCGATCACCCGGGTGCGCGGACTGCCGCTCGGCCAGAGGCCGTTCCCCGCCGGCATCCCCGCTGCACTGCGCAGCCGCTGACGCCGACGCGCCAGCGTCCACAGTGCACCGCGGTCAGCAGCGCACCGCGGTCAGCGATGCAGAGCGCGCCAAGCCGCCCGCGCCACCGGGTTCCTGGACGCGGCCCGGCGCAGCTGCGCTCCCGCCGCACGCGCTCGCGCCACCACCGACCGGGCGCGGTCCGACGCGGTCCAGTGCCAGCCGATGCGCGCCGCGTACTCGCGGATCTCGCGGTCGAACGCGTCATCCGACACCAGCGCCTTCGCGATGTAGGCGTCGCGGTGCGCGAAGTACGGCTCGAGGGCGAACGTCGCCGGCACGAACTCGTGCAGATGCCCCGCCATCTCGAGCGTGAGCATCGTGCGCACGCACTTCGGGCACGCCGAGCAGTTGCGCACCCGCTCCGGGTCGTCGTCGGTGCAGACGTCGAGGTAGCGGGCCTCGGGCCTGCCCACGAGCGCCAGCGTCTTCTCCACACGGGTGAGTCCGGATCCCGCCGAGCCGATCGTCACCGCCGTGGTGGACAGCAGCGGCACGAGCATGACGTTGATGATCTCGATCTTCTCATCCAGGCGCACGTCCGGGAACGCCACCGCCGACGACAGGTGCAGCCGGCCGATGCCGGCGCCGAGCAGGTGCGGCACGGTGGCGTTGCGCATCGTCACGGACTGGATGAACCCGATCCGGGGGTAGTGCTCGTCGAGGTTGCTGTCCACGGTGAGAAACGGCAGCCCGATCTCGGCCGCCGCGCGGGCGAGCGGCGCGCACCGGGCGCGCCAGAGCGCATCGCCGTCGCGGCCGTGCGCCCCGACGCTGTTGTTCAGCAGGTGGGTGAGCCTCAGGGACGGCGCCACGTCGTCGGCCCAGTGGTACTCCGCGAGCGTGGCGAACGAGTCCACTCCGCCCGAGAACCCGGCGGCCACCCCCGGGGCCGGCGCGGCCGGCGGGGCCGTCTCGTCGGCGGCGACGCGGATGCGGTGCAGCCCGGGGTGCACGAGCGCGAGCAGCCGCTGCAGGTCGCCGTTCATCTGATGCAGCAGGCTGTCGGTCATCGTGCCGCCGACGTGCAGGTCGCGCCCCTCCTTCATCGCCGTCATCAGCAGTCCGATGGCGACGTGGTCGGCGCGATCGCCCAGCAGAGGGGCATGCACCTCGTCCACCGCGAACCACAGCGGTGCGCGGCCACTCACATCCGCGATCACCCGCACCCGGTCGCCGGTGTGCTCCGTGCGCGGGGCGGAGGTGATCATGGCGTCCATGCACTCATTATGCGGCCGGCGGCGGGCTCGTCGGGCCGGTCGCGGGTTCGTGCTCAGACGGAGTCCCAGATGCGGGCGTGGGCGAGGGCGCTGCGCTCCCACGTGAAGGCGCCCGCGTGCTCCCTGGCATCCCGCAGCATCCCCGCCAGCGATGCGCGGTCCGCGGTGGCGTCGATCAGGCCGGCCGCGATCGATGCGGCATCCGGCTCGACCATGACGGCGTGACCCGATGCCACCTCGGGGAGGCTGCTCGTGTTCGCCACGACCGCCGGGACGTTCGCCGCCATCGCCTCGAGCACGGGCAGGCCGAATCCCTCATACAGGGAGGGCACCACGACCGCGCTCGCCGCGGCGACCAGCCCTGGCATCAGGTCGTCCGGCACGCGGCCGAGCAGGACGGCCCCTGGCATGCCCTCGAAGAGCGCGGTGCGGCGCGGGTGCGGCGGCCCGGCCAGCACCAGGGTGTGCTCGGGGCGCTCCCGGTGCACGCGCGGCCACGCCTCCGCGAGCGCGCCGAGGTTCTTCCGCTCGGCGGCGCCGCCCGCGTGCAGGACGTACGGCCGCCGCACGCCCAGTCGCGCCAGCGCGTCGTCGTCGAGCGGAGCCGCATCGAAGTAGCGCGCATCGACGCCGTTGTGCACGACATGCGGATGCCGGATGCCGATCACCTCCACGGCCTCGCGGGCGCTGAACTCCGAGACGCAGATGACGGCGGCGGCCCGACGGAGCTCCTCGACGGCGGCGGGCACCGGCGTGGACTCGTCGGAGAACCGCCACGCCACGACGTCGTGCAGCGTCACCACGTCGGCGTGCGGCGAGGGTGGCAGCTCGAGCCCCATCCGGTGCGAGACGGCGTCGCCGGCGAACAGCATCCGCCCGATCTCGCGGCGCACGGCGACCGGGGCGCGGGCGACGACACGCATCGGCAGGCGCCGTGTACCGGGCAGAGGGGAGCGCAGCGATCGGACCACGAGCTCCCGCACCCGCCAGGACGCCGTGGACGTCTCGCGGAGAGCGTCCGCGGCGTGGGCGATGATCCGACGCTCGTACGCCTGCGCGCCCATCGGCGTCGGCGTGGCGATCGTGGCGATGCTCAGCCGCGGGGTGCTCATGATCGCCGGCCGGGCCGCAGCCGTCGCAGCATCCGCGCCGCGCGACCGAGCAGCCGGTTCAGCCCGCCGAAGCGGCGTTCCAGCACATCGAGCCGGGCGGCGTGCTGGTCGCGCTCCGCCCGGACCCGCCAGTACCTCGCCATGATCTCCTCGACGTGCGCGCCCCAGATGCCGGCGTTCCGGCGCACCACATCGAGATCGCGCGCGATCCTGTCCTCGGGGGAGGTGCGTGCGGTGACCTGCCCCCGGTGGCGGCGGTACTCGTAGAGCGGCTGGTGCACGACTGCGGCCCGCCGGCCGGCGGCGAGCAGGCGCACCCAGAACTCCCAGTCCTCCCCGAAGGGTATGTCGGTGTCGAATCCCCCGAGAGCGGCCCAGTCCTCCTTGCGGAAGGCGGATGCCCCGGGGATGACGTTGCCGAACAGGAGGTCGACGACGCCGTCGACCTCCGGCAGCCGCTGGACCGCCTCCAGACGTCCGAAGAAGCGCAGGTCGATCGAGACGACCCCGATCCCGGGGTCGGAGTCGAGCACCCGGACGACCTCGGCAGCCAGGCCGGGCAGGATGCGGTCGTCGCTGCCGACCGGCATCACGTACTCGGTCTCGAGCGCCTCGATGCCGGTGTTCATCGCCGCGCTGACACCGCGGTTCTCGGGATGCCGGATCACCCGCACGCCGCGCTCCGCCCACCGCTTCAGGGCGGCGAGCGTCCCCGCATCCGTCGACCCGTCGTCGACCACGACGATCGGGCAGGCCACGCTCTGCGACCGGACCGAGGCGAGGCACTCGTCGATGTAGGCGCCGTCGGTCTGATAGACCGGGATGACGAACCCCAGCGTTCCGGTCATCGATGCTCCTCCCCGGGCACAGTCTATGTCCAGCGCACCGGCCGGCAAGGGGTGCGCGAACCGCTGCGCGGGGTCAGCGAGAGGGCGCGGAGCCGCCGCCGAGCGCGGCACGGATGCGGTCGGCCTCCCGCCCGCTCCGCTCCGGCGGGAGAGGACCGAACCGCGCCTGCCGGATCGCGGCGCCCGCTCCCCACGCGATGCCGAGGAGCGTGACTCCCAGCCTCTGCAGGCGGCGCACGACGCCCCCGGCGTCGCCGATCGCGCGCAGCTCGGCGCCGATCCAGCGGCGCAGCAGAGGGGAGCGCAGACCGTCGTGCCGGGCGAGCATGACCATGTGGTTGCGGCGGCCGTACAGCTTGTAGCGCGTGTCGAAGCGGCGGCCCTTCACGTGCGGGGCGGGGAGGTGATCGACGACGGCGTCCGGGACGAACACGGTCCGCCCGCCTGCGCGCTTGACCCGCAGGAACATGTCGGTGTCCTCCCGCATCGCGGTGCCCGGGTAGTCGTCGCGGAACCCGCCGAGCCGGGCCAGCATCTCGCGGCGGAACGACATGTTCGCCCCGATGCCGTGGTCGACCTCGACGATGCCGTCGGAGAGGGCCGCGAACCCGGCGGTCAGCGTGCCGTCGTCCCGGAGCCGCCCGATCGGGGCGTCGTACCGCTCCTCGCCGGGCAGCAGGTTGCGGGTGCGGCCGGCGACGGCATCCGGCCTGGGCGTGGTCGCATAGGCCGCCAGCAGCGCGGTGGCCCAGCCGGGCGCGACGACGACGTCGTCGTCGAGGAAGGCGATCACGTCCCCCCGGGCGTGCAGCAGCGCCTCGTTGCGGGAGCGGGTCATCCATCCTGCGAGCCCGGGCCGGTGCAGATAGGTCGCCCCCGGGAACGCCGCCTCGGCCGCAGCGCCGTCGTGGTGGGCCGAGGCGTCGACGACGATCACCTCGTGGCCGTCGCCGAGGGCGGCGGCCAGCGACGCCAGGCAGCGCACCAGGAAGGCCGGCCGCTCGTAGGTGACGACGCAGACGCTGAGAGCACACGGGGCCGACATGAGGCTCAGCCTAGACGATATGAGCCTTCGGTCCTCTTGAGGCTGGGGCCTCGATTCGCGTAAGCGTGGGTTGCCAGCCTGTGGGGGCTGGCCTATCCGACAGGCGAATGGAGGCCCCAGTTGATTTCTCAGCGTACGAGCGTCGGGCTGGATGTGCACGCGCGGAGCGTGTTCGCAGCCGCGATCGATGAGCGGACTGGTGAGGTGATCCGGCGACGATTCGGGTACGACCCTGCCGGCGTTGTGGCCTGGGTGCGCTCCTTGCCGCAGCCGACGACGGTGACCTACGAGGCCGGTCCGACGGGTTCGCGTTGGCGCGGCTGTTCGAGGCGGCCGGGATCACATGCCTGGTCGCGGCGCCGTCGAAGCTGCAACGACCGACCGGTGACCGGGTCAAGACGGACGCGCGGGACGCGTTGCATCTGGCGCGGCTGCTGCGGTTGGACGAGATCGTCGCGGTCCGCGTGCCCTCGATCGAGCAAGAGACCGCGCGAGATCTGGTCCGCGCCCGTGAGGACAACCGCGGCGAGCTGATGGCTGCTCGACACCGGCTCTCGAAGCTGTTGCTGCGTCACGGGATCATCTACGACGGCAAAGCGTGGACGGGCGCGCACGACGCATGGTTGCGTCGACACCGGTTCGAGCACCCCGGTCTGCAGGCGGCGTTCGACGCGGACTACGAGGCCGTCCAGCAGGTCGGAGCGCGCAAGGATCGCTTGGACAGGCTGATCGAGCAGATGGCGGCCAGCAGCGAGTATTCGGGCGTGGTGCGACGACTGGGTTGCTTGCGCGGGATATCCACGCTGACCGCGTTCGCGTTGGCGGTCGAGATCGGCGACTGGGACAGA
This window encodes:
- a CDS encoding IS110 family transposase; the protein is MARLFEAAGITCLVAAPSKLQRPTGDRVKTDARDALHLARLLRLDEIVAVRVPSIEQETARDLVRAREDNRGELMAARHRLSKLLLRHGIIYDGKAWTGAHDAWLRRHRFEHPGLQAAFDADYEAVQQVGARKDRLDRLIEQMAASSEYSGVVRRLGCLRGISTLTAFALAVEIGDWDRFTGSTIGAFLGLVPSEYSSGQSRVQGSITKTGNTHARRLLVEAAWHHRKPYRPGAVMQTRWAQAPSIAVARGDAGNHRLHRKWQQFTTRKKRPVIANVAVARELAGWCWSLAVMPD
- a CDS encoding glycosyltransferase family 4 protein is translated as MSTPRLSIATIATPTPMGAQAYERRIIAHAADALRETSTASWRVRELVVRSLRSPLPGTRRLPMRVVARAPVAVRREIGRMLFAGDAVSHRMGLELPPSPHADVVTLHDVVAWRFSDESTPVPAAVEELRRAAAVICVSEFSAREAVEVIGIRHPHVVHNGVDARYFDAAPLDDDALARLGVRRPYVLHAGGAAERKNLGALAEAWPRVHRERPEHTLVLAGPPHPRRTALFEGMPGAVLLGRVPDDLMPGLVAAASAVVVPSLYEGFGLPVLEAMAANVPAVVANTSSLPEVASGHAVMVEPDAASIAAGLIDATADRASLAGMLRDAREHAGAFTWERSALAHARIWDSV
- a CDS encoding polysaccharide pyruvyl transferase family protein, translating into MTRPWTPPYHGGLRRRGRQLRRLAEALGQPSARSGGVIVPTFWWDGHPNFGDDLTPWLLPRYGIVPLYREPRTARLVGVGSLLEFLPGGYSGAIWGSGLMGDVRHPLPHATVLAVRGPLTAERIGLSSAPAYGDPGLLVGRLLPRPPGDGRIAVVPHGHHRAHPGLAALVAAAGDGARVVNVHQRAAPAVREIAASRGVVTTSLHGLVTADAYGIPAVWTTLDPPLGGGDFKFRDYEAALTPGRTRYRPLGGSLEDTLDGAEPVDPAAVAALSDGLEAAITRVRGLPLGQRPFPAGIPAALRSR
- a CDS encoding O-antigen ligase family protein, giving the protein MGMGLGTRTSLSPRLADAWSHVWQWTLFAGGVAAGAYLLLDRGIANGAVTAAAIGVLLIGLVLTGAQPMAIPLIATPALFVVERMGLGGGDLTVSDAALAAACATAVFLGDRDLSPPMKALLRLNLVYQFATLFTVIVNPFVQNTIEWVHAWLLISGALITGWAIGRAGKARIAFVLMHLVAATIAVGVLIAAVPMVAAWEFTGVYPQWPWPMHKNFAGGALAFVAFLAYLNPDWAALPKRWARASMILAAVGLLLTQSRQAMIGLLVALLIHVVRQGAAKHWVLISAITVPGVVLIVQSVVEQIESQNRFNSANQRLEWIRQVYALWKESPLFGHGLRYWYVTPTSPFQPPQAELEVVASAGLVGLLGFGIMWLGIVVVLWRLDPRFGMLALGSVLARIVQAQFDLFWVSAQVSIPFVIAGICLGAQALAVSRGESSDYRNTRGRKINRNTHGGGDGDPRLLPGAAAPRNCDRAAGARRARGRVRLGSAADAGLPGVGQRLREGP
- a CDS encoding glycosyltransferase family 2 protein, yielding MSAPCALSVCVVTYERPAFLVRCLASLAAALGDGHEVIVVDASAHHDGAAAEAAFPGATYLHRPGLAGWMTRSRNEALLHARGDVIAFLDDDVVVAPGWATALLAAYATTPRPDAVAGRTRNLLPGEERYDAPIGRLRDDGTLTAGFAALSDGIVEVDHGIGANMSFRREMLARLGGFRDDYPGTAMREDTDMFLRVKRAGGRTVFVPDAVVDHLPAPHVKGRRFDTRYKLYGRRNHMVMLARHDGLRSPLLRRWIGAELRAIGDAGGVVRRLQRLGVTLLGIAWGAGAAIRQARFGPLPPERSGREADRIRAALGGGSAPSR
- a CDS encoding UDP-glucose dehydrogenase family protein, which translates into the protein MRLSVIGCGYLGAVHAAAMASIGHDVVGIDIDEGKIAALSRGEAPFFEPRLQELLAEGIRSGRLTFTTGIAAAAGADVHFVGVGTPQQQSGHAADLSHVDEAFDSLLPHLRPGDVVAGKSTVPVGTAAVLAERVAVTGATLVWNPEFLREGWAVQDTIDPDRIVVGVPDGDEGERAASVLREVYHPAIAKDTPFIVTDYATAELVKVAANAFLATKISFINAMAEIAEVTGADVTLLAEAIGHDARIGRKFLGAGIGFGGGCLPKDIRAFAARAEELGRRESVSFLREVDAINLRRRDRAVQLVIDGLGGSVFGKKVAVLGAAFKPFSDDVRDSPALDAAVRLRGLGADVVVTDPQAIENARRLHPQLTYVTERDEALRDADAVLLVTEWDEYRRQLTPEHAASLARGRVVVDGRNSYDPKAWRAAGWTYFGMGRP
- a CDS encoding glycosyltransferase; the protein is MTGTLGFVIPVYQTDGAYIDECLASVRSQSVACPIVVVDDGSTDAGTLAALKRWAERGVRVIRHPENRGVSAAMNTGIEALETEYVMPVGSDDRILPGLAAEVVRVLDSDPGIGVVSIDLRFFGRLEAVQRLPEVDGVVDLLFGNVIPGASAFRKEDWAALGGFDTDIPFGEDWEFWVRLLAAGRRAAVVHQPLYEYRRHRGQVTARTSPEDRIARDLDVVRRNAGIWGAHVEEIMARYWRVRAERDQHAARLDVLERRFGGLNRLLGRAARMLRRLRPGRRS
- a CDS encoding CpsD/CapB family tyrosine-protein kinase; this translates as MDPGTQLIDDSARHTKAGFAITEALRTLRTNLQFMDVDHPPRRIVVTSALPGDGKSTVAANLAAMLAANGEHVALIDGDLRRPTVAATMGLVPGAGLTDVLAGRAELIEVLQRAPHTPGLIVLGAGTIPPNPSELLGSDRMRAVLDELAQHAIVIIDAPPLLPVTDGVILTHQADGAIIVVTVGKTTYDLVDKATAALEKVNGRVLGLVLNRVPLTSAGAKYYAYEYRSRHDEPESAAASETETPAPAKPKARGGRGAKRTPPKRPRTVGQELPAIEHLDDESTLDELFGDEPVPTTAPERTTGGRRDVAH
- a CDS encoding glycosyltransferase family 4 protein yields the protein MTSRTESIAGPRAGVDPRAPLRVALIASSFIPHVGGVETHVAQVAQRLQDRGHAVEVWTVDRGMRSSRPFPVPVHYLPAPLPARSLDGAVRTVWSMPRAWREWRHVCRAFAPEVLAVQCFGPNGVYASALHRSTGTPLMISSHGETLGDDNNAYRSAFLRRSLTVALGRAAAVTAPSRYVLDDLRARFGLAPGLGRIVANGVDPALGVRSPDAPRERLVLAVGRLGRMKGFDLLIDAFAQAGLAGVRLEIIGGGPERDALHRRIEAAGLGDRVRLVGERDAAGVARRIGEAAAVVVPSRSEAFGIAALEAWRGGAALVMTSRGGGAELVRDGEDAVLVDPTDTAALAAAIRSVMTDEERRLSLARRGAERVGAFGWDRIAEEYERIMLQVRAHVGSPGGRAAVVGGRA